GGCTGCATGACCAGCGTCCCGAACATGATGGACATGATACATTCGCGTACCGGATTCGGCGGCATTTTCCGCAGTCCACCCGAAGCGACTCCCGCTTCATACACCATCGCGAAGACCTCCACCAGACCCAAGGGACCCGATTCGCCAAGTAGGCGGAATGCCACAATCAGATGTTTCCCGCCGTCGGCAAGCTCTCTACGCAGCAGCGCCGCCCACGGCGGATCCTTGCGCATAACCGCGAGAATTCGAATCGGGATCGTGGGAAGAATCTCCGCCGGTTCAGAGGAAAAGTCTATCGCCCCGAAAACGATCTGGCGAAACCGCAAGAATTCTCCCGCCAGCACCCGCACGTAAAGCCGTTCCTTGCTGCGAAAGTAGTAATGGATCATCGCCAGATTCACGCCCGCTTCATCGGCGATAGCGCGGGTGCTCGTTCCCGTCAGTCCGCGCTCGGCAAACAATCGGCTGGCGGCAGTCAGTATCCGCCCCCGCGGGCTTTCGGGATCCGGTTCCCGCAGCTCGGGCGGCACGTCCTTGATCCGCCGCTCAAGAGCAAGTCTATCCTGACTCGCGTCCGCCGGATTGGCCTTTCCTGATTGTCTGGTCGAACGTTTCATTGGTTGGTCGTTTGATTAAGTCAAACGACAATATAATAAATAATCGGGCGGTTGTCAAGTCTTGCTGGTAAGACTTTGTGAAATATTGCTTTATGTATGAGATTAAACCTTCCCGAGTCCATCGGGTCAAACAGGCGAACTTCAACAACAACGTTCAATTCAAGAAAATTGGAGATATCCAATGACCCGCATGACCACCGCCCTCGCTATCATCGTTGCCCTGGCTTTCACGACATCCGACCTTGCCTTTGCGGGACGGGGACACGGACCCGGGGACGGTACCGGCCGGCGCGCACCGCGCGGTGAGCGACTCTACGACGTGAACACCATTCAAACGATTCAAGGCCAAGTCACCAACGTAGACACCTGGAGCGGACCGCGTAGCCGCTATCAGGGCGTCCACCTGATGGTAAAGACCGAAAACGAAACGCTGTCCGTCCACCTCGGTCCGGATTGGTTCGTGAAGGATCAACCGATCCAGATCAAGACCGGAGATCAAGTGACCATTACCGGTTCGCGGATCACCTACGGAGGAAAGTCCGCCCTGGTAGCCGCGGAAGTCACGCGCGGCGGCGAGACCCTCAAACTGCGCGACAATACCGGCCGCCCTCGCTGGGCTGGACAGGGCGGTGGGAGACGAGCCGACTAAGAGAGCTATCCCAACACCCATCCAGCAAACTACCGAAGGAGGCACGAACATGATTCGCACGAAAGCCATGCTACCCGTATTCCTCGTTCTCAGCCTGGCCTTTCTTTGGGCCGGTTGCAGTGAGGAAGGCGGAACCAGCGGAGTGAACGGGTCGAGCATGACCGATGAACTGGCTCTTCAGCAGCTTATACTGCAAGACGGGGAAATCGAAGGACTCGACGCGTGGGGAGGCGACGAAAATGCGCTCGGCGGAGGCGGACTCGATGAACCGATTGAACCCATCGGCTGGCATCGTTGGGGTCGTCCCCACGTCAACAGCGTGCGCGTGGAGATTCACGGTGACACCTTTGCCGTCATCACCCGCTTTGCAGCTCTGAACGGAGGGCTGCGCGTCATCACCGAGCGCACCGATTCCTCCTTCATCTACTACGACAAACCGATGTTTAACCGGCTGGTGCGGGTGGCTCACGCGGTGCGCGTGGGGCATGGCCCTGATCCTCTGCGCAACTGGAGAATCGTAGCCGTTTCGCCGGAAGATATGATGTCGGTCGAGCCTAATCCGCACACGGTGTGGCCGGTATTCGCCGATTTCTTCCGCCGCGTGGGCGATGAGCTCATGCCCATCATGCACATTCGGGATCCGCTGCACACGTTCTTCCCGCGCGATCATCTGCCGCTGCTTCATCCCGGGGATGAACTGATCGTTCGCACGGCGATCAACCGGCCGGGGCCGGTGGTGGCGGTGTTCCATCCCTGCGTGAGACCGGATCGGCCGCACCTTCGTCTGCCGCTGCGTGACGACGGAATGTTCCCCGACGAGATCGCTGGAGACGGAGTGTTCGCCGCGTCGTTCCTGATCGAAGACCATCACGGAGTGTTCCTGGCGGCGGTGGATTTCATCGAGGGCGGAACCATTCACGATTCGGAAATGCCCTACGACGCGGGCGGCTGGGCCGTGCCGTACAGGGTGGCCGAGGAGATGTAGGAAGGACTAACGCGGATTCCGACAGGAGTCACAGACCCTGCTCGGCGAAAATGTATAACAGTAGGGGCGGCTCGTTGTGGCCGCCCCTACTGTTCTACGCCTGCAGATTGGGACTATGCGATCCAGCCGAGCGCGCCCATGAGCGTAATGAAAATTCCCATGAGGCTCTCACCGGCGATTACTCCCGACGCGGAGGGGATGATGAACTTCTCGCCGAGTACGGGTCGTACCTTCATGAAGACTGCCGCGATCACGCCACCCAAGAACATCGAGAATACATTGTAGAACGGTATTACAAACGAAAGCCCGAGGCCCATCGCCGACGGCATAAACTTGCGATATTTGGGAAGCAGCCTTTCCAGCGCGGGAATCAGAATTCCCACGAGGCCGCCGATGATCAGAGCAATTCGCGCGGTGGGATGCAGCGACGCGAAACCGTGCGAGAGCAGCAGCGCCACCGACGCCCACACCTGCGCGGCGGGAGCGGGAAACTTGTCCGAGCCGAGCACCGACACGTCGGGAACGATCAGATAGAACGCCGGAACAACCACGATGGTGCCGATGAAGATTCCCGAAAACTGGGCGAGGAATTGCCGCCGCGCGTTGGCTCCGAGGACGTAACCGCTCTTGAGATCGGTCAGAAGATCCGAAGCAGAATCGGCCACGCCGGCCGTGATGCAAGCCGTCATCAGGTTGGTGTTCATTTGTCGCGGAGCAATCGCACCGTAGATGAGCTGGGTGATCTTGCCCATTGCTCCCACCGGCGTGGTGTCGGTTTCGCCGCAGGCTCGGCAGGCCACGAGGGCGAGGAAGAACGACAGGAACACCGCAAGGAGTCCCATCCATACCGGAATGTTGAAGAAGATCGCGGCAATCGCCACGACTCCAATCGTTCCCACGAGCATTCCACTGGCGAACCATGAGCCGGGAACCTCCACTCGTTCGAGCGGATCATCTATCGCCTTCTTCTTGCGGCTGAACACTCGCCGAAGTCCCGAGAACGCGCGCAATACGGTCTGCCACTGCAATGCGAAACTGAGCAGTCCACTGGTGACCATGCAGGCCGCGCCGCCCCACAGACTCCACGACACGATATTGCGATAGCCGCCCGGCTGCTGATCGTCCGCGCTGCCCGGTTCGAGCGCGAGAACTGCACAGGCGCTTCCCGCGCCGTTGACGTTCTCGGGCAGTTCGAGAATCGCCTGATAATGAATCGCCTTCGGCGCGGAGATTTCCAAACGATTTTTGAGGTACGCCTGCTGCGGCTCGCCGAACTCAAGCTTGCCGTGAAACGGATTGGGCTCGCCGCCGGGAAGTGTGGGAGTGTTCAGCTCGGTAGTCAGCGCCGCCATCGAAGCATAGGTTTGCGTTTCGGGCCACACATAGCGCATCCGCTGTGTTTCCGCTCCCTGCTCGATGCGTGGTCCCATCGTCGCCTCGGTGAGTACGAGTTCCAGTGAATTGCCGGCCGGAATCGTCAGCGGAAATTCGAGAACCTGCTTGCTCTGAATATGCGGCGCGGGATGTTCGATGACTTTCTGCTGGATCATCGCCGGAGCCAAAACTCCCCAATTGAGGACACCGCCGATCATTAAACTCACGCACACCTTGAGACCCATGATCGCGCCCGCCGCCACCAGAATTGCGCTGGCTTCGAACGAAATCGTGTACATCGCCAGCCGCGATCCGAACCAACTGTAGAGCTGGGGAATGAGGGCGAACCAGTCGCGCACGGTGGCGATGATGATTCCGAAAGCGCCCCATGCGAACAGAGCTTTGGCCGCACCCGTTCCCTCCTCGGCTTTGTCACCGTGCAGACTCTTGAGCGTTTCAGCGGCGGCGATGCCCGAGGGAAACTTGAGTTGCTCGATGTTGATCATCTGCCGCTTCATCGGAATCGCCATCGTCACGCCCAGCACCGCGAGGAAAAACACCCATGCCGTCAGCAGACCGTAGCCGATGTGAACGCCGTTGACGAGCAGGTACGCCGCAATCGCCGAGACAATCGTTCCACCCGTCGAGTAACCCGCCGACGAGGCGGTGGACTGCATCGCATTGTTCTCAAGGATGGACATGTCCGTCTTGAACCAGCGCGGCATGATCTTGCGCAACGATTTCCAGATGGTGAAACTGAGAATGCAGGCGGTGATGGCTACGCCCAATCCCCAACCGGTCTTGAGACCGATGTAGAGATTGGACAGAGACATGAAGGCTCCGAGGAAGGAGCCCATGATGACGGCGCGGAGCGTGAGCTGCGGCATGTCGTCGCCGCGATACACGTTCTTGAACCATTCGCGTTCGAGTTGTTCGGGAGTCTTCGGCTTGGGGTCGCTCATGGGAGGGATGGTATAGATGTGAAAGAAGGTGTATTGCTGTTGGAGACGGGTAAAGAGCGGTGGGACAAGTTGATCGAGAGATCAGCAATGCGGCGGTGAGAATGCCGCGCAAAAGAAATTGCGCATATCCATGCGGCGCTACGGGAGAGAATGCGTACGAAGTGCGGCGCTACGGGAAAGCATGCGTACGCAGTGCGGCACTACGGGAAAGCATGCGCACGCAGCGCGGCGCTACGAAAGAAAAATCGCGCACTGCCGTGCGGCACTACCCAAGATTTCATCGTTCATCCTTCATCCCTCATCCTTTCTTCGACCCGCAAGCGGAGGGAGAAAGAAGATCAGCTCTCTTTTACGGCGGCCAACAGATCGAGAAAGGCTTTTTTACCGTCGGCGAAGAACATGAGCGCGTTGTCCATCGCAAACAGCGGATTGGGGATGCCGGCAAAACCGGGACTCAGGCTGCGTTTGATGACGACCACCGTGCGCGCGCGATCCACCTCGATAATCGGCATGCCGCCGATGACGGACTTGGGATCGGTTTTCGCGACCGGATTCACCACATCATTGGCTCCCACCACCACGGCCACGTCTATCTGATCCATTTCCCCGTTGACTTCGTCCATCTCCTTCAGTTTGTCATAGGGGACGTCGGCCTCGGCCAGAAGCACGTTCATGTGGCCCGGCATGCGGCCCGCCACGGGATGAATCCCGAAAATCACTTCGGTACCGCGGGCTTCAAGGAGATTGGCCAGATCGCGAACCACATGTTGCGCTTGCGAGACGGCCAGTCCGTAGCCGGGAACGATCAACACTCGCTGAGCCGCTTCAAACAACATGGCCACTTCCTCGGCGGTCGTGGATTTGATCCGGCCCGCATAGACGGAGTCAGCCGACGGACCGGCTACACTGGGGCCGATCGCTCCCACCAGAACGTTTATCAGCGAGCGATTCATCGCCTTGCACATGATGTTGGTGAGAATGATTCCCGAAGCTCCCACCAGTGAACCGGCAATGATAAGCACGTTGTTCTCAATCACGAAGCCGGTGGCCGCGGCGGCGATGCCGGAATAAGAATTCAAGAGACAGATCAGCACCGGCATATCGGCGCCGCCGACCGGAATCGCAAACAGAATTCCCAGCACGGACGCAATCGCCACGAGAATCCAGTAGTAGACGGCATTCTCGGGGAAGAGAACGAGCAGCACTCCCACCGCAACGCCCGCCGCCAGCACGATGAAGTTCACCGTTTGTTGAGCCGGGAAATGAATAGGATTACCCTTCAGCACGAACTCCTGCAGCTTGTCGAAAGCGATCAGACTTCCCCAGAACGTCACTCCGCCGATCAGCCCAGAGGCGGCGACGGCGATGGTGAACTGATGGGTGAATTGGCCGCGCGTCATGAGCTCGACTCCCGCCACCAGCAGCGAAGCCGCTCCGCCGAAGCCGTTTAGAAGCGCGACCATCTGCGGCATGGCGGTCATGCGGATGCGCAGGGCGAGCAAGGCTCCGATTCCCGATCCTACCACCACGCCGATGAGGATCAGCCGGAAGTCAAGGATGTGCTGATCGAACAGCGTGACGATGATGGCAATGGCCATGCCCACCGCGCTGAGCAGATTGCCGCGAACGGCGGTGCGGGGATGCGTCAGCAGCTTGATGCCGAAGACGAAGAG
This is a stretch of genomic DNA from bacterium. It encodes these proteins:
- a CDS encoding TetR family transcriptional regulator, whose product is MKRSTRQSGKANPADASQDRLALERRIKDVPPELREPDPESPRGRILTAASRLFAERGLTGTSTRAIADEAGVNLAMIHYYFRSKERLYVRVLAGEFLRFRQIVFGAIDFSSEPAEILPTIPIRILAVMRKDPPWAALLRRELADGGKHLIVAFRLLGESGPLGLVEVFAMVYEAGVASGGLRKMPPNPVRECIMSIMFGTLVMQPIQRDLFGRDLADDAIWKEWSETVVSVLKYGVAGEEK
- a CDS encoding DNA-binding protein — encoded protein: MTRMTTALAIIVALAFTTSDLAFAGRGHGPGDGTGRRAPRGERLYDVNTIQTIQGQVTNVDTWSGPRSRYQGVHLMVKTENETLSVHLGPDWFVKDQPIQIKTGDQVTITGSRITYGGKSALVAAEVTRGGETLKLRDNTGRPRWAGQGGGRRAD
- a CDS encoding OPT/YSL family transporter gives rise to the protein MSDPKPKTPEQLEREWFKNVYRGDDMPQLTLRAVIMGSFLGAFMSLSNLYIGLKTGWGLGVAITACILSFTIWKSLRKIMPRWFKTDMSILENNAMQSTASSAGYSTGGTIVSAIAAYLLVNGVHIGYGLLTAWVFFLAVLGVTMAIPMKRQMINIEQLKFPSGIAAAETLKSLHGDKAEEGTGAAKALFAWGAFGIIIATVRDWFALIPQLYSWFGSRLAMYTISFEASAILVAAGAIMGLKVCVSLMIGGVLNWGVLAPAMIQQKVIEHPAPHIQSKQVLEFPLTIPAGNSLELVLTEATMGPRIEQGAETQRMRYVWPETQTYASMAALTTELNTPTLPGGEPNPFHGKLEFGEPQQAYLKNRLEISAPKAIHYQAILELPENVNGAGSACAVLALEPGSADDQQPGGYRNIVSWSLWGGAACMVTSGLLSFALQWQTVLRAFSGLRRVFSRKKKAIDDPLERVEVPGSWFASGMLVGTIGVVAIAAIFFNIPVWMGLLAVFLSFFLALVACRACGETDTTPVGAMGKITQLIYGAIAPRQMNTNLMTACITAGVADSASDLLTDLKSGYVLGANARRQFLAQFSGIFIGTIVVVPAFYLIVPDVSVLGSDKFPAPAAQVWASVALLLSHGFASLHPTARIALIIGGLVGILIPALERLLPKYRKFMPSAMGLGLSFVIPFYNVFSMFLGGVIAAVFMKVRPVLGEKFIIPSASGVIAGESLMGIFITLMGALGWIA
- a CDS encoding NAD(P)(+) transhydrogenase (Re/Si-specific) subunit beta, yielding MSLNAINFIYLLAAALFVFGIKLLTHPRTAVRGNLLSAVGMAIAIIVTLFDQHILDFRLILIGVVVGSGIGALLALRIRMTAMPQMVALLNGFGGAASLLVAGVELMTRGQFTHQFTIAVAASGLIGGVTFWGSLIAFDKLQEFVLKGNPIHFPAQQTVNFIVLAAGVAVGVLLVLFPENAVYYWILVAIASVLGILFAIPVGGADMPVLICLLNSYSGIAAAATGFVIENNVLIIAGSLVGASGIILTNIMCKAMNRSLINVLVGAIGPSVAGPSADSVYAGRIKSTTAEEVAMLFEAAQRVLIVPGYGLAVSQAQHVVRDLANLLEARGTEVIFGIHPVAGRMPGHMNVLLAEADVPYDKLKEMDEVNGEMDQIDVAVVVGANDVVNPVAKTDPKSVIGGMPIIEVDRARTVVVIKRSLSPGFAGIPNPLFAMDNALMFFADGKKAFLDLLAAVKES